CATATTGTGAGGCGTGAAAATAAGTAAGACGCATCGAGATTAGTTGTACCTTCTCTATAAGAAACGTGTCAAATAGCAAGGTGTAAAGTCGTTGTTGATGTATTGCAAGATAAATTAAAATCAAAAAATGGATAGAATAGTCAGTAAATCAAACGTTATTATTATCGCTACTGTTTCATGCAGTCACTAGAAGTTAAGATGACTGTAACGGTTATAATTAAATAGTTTTTATCGTCTAAATTATATAAACCTTCAAGGATATGAATATGTTTTCCTCTTTCACAACTAAGTCTGTACTAAATAAAACATACAAGTTAATGCTCTTAAGTTATATCAGTTGTACTTCTGTACTTTATAGTGCCTTTTCTTATTCTGCGGTGGTTGAAGAGCAAGATAAAGAATCTCTGGCAAAAGAATTAAGTAATCCTGTAGCCGCCTTAATTAGCATGCCACTTCAATTAAATTATGATGAGAACATAGGCATTGATGACAAGGGCAGCCGCACAACTCTTAATATTCAGCCTGTTGTGCCATTTTCAATACATGATGATTGGAATATTATTTCACGTACTATTTTACCTGTGATTGAACAAAGTGATATTTACTCTGGAGCAGGTAGTCAATCTGGCATTGGAGATATTGTACAAAGCGTTTTCTTTTCACCTAAAGCTTTGACAAGTAATGGTTGGGTTTGGGGGGCTGGTCCTGTTTTACTACTACCCACAGGCTCTGATGATTTGTTAACCGCGGATAAATTTGGTTTAGGCCCTACTGCTGTTGTATTAAAGCAACAAGGTCCTTGGACTTATGGGGCCCTAGGTAACCATATCTGGTCTGTTGGAGGCTCTGATAATAAGGCTGATGTGAACGCTACTTTCTTTCAACCGTTCTTGAGTTACACAACTCCTACCGCAACAACCTTCGCTTTAAATACTGAGTCGACTTATGACTGGGAATCAAAGCAACTAGCCCTACCAATTAACATGACCATCACCAAAGTGATTTCATTAGGAGATCAATTAATCAGTGTTGGTGGTGGTGTCCGGTATTGGGCAAAGAGCACAGACAATGGTCCAGAAGGTGTTGGCTTTCGATTAATTTTCACTATGTTATTTCCGAAATAAGGTATTAGTAATAAAAACTATATAGCCTACTGTTATGGAATATTAATGATTACCGAAATGTAGCTATAACTTGTCGTCTCTACAAGGTGACTTACTTTAATATAAGAAGGATTCTCAAATGTCGATTAAGCACTATATTTATGGGGTCAGTTTGTCATTATGTTTATTTGCTGCCAACACATATGCTGAAACAAATAATAAACCTGTTACTAACAACATTTACTATGGTGGAGACATTATCACTATGGAGGGTAAACAGCTTAATTACGCAGAGGCGGTCGTTACCCATCAAGATAAAATAGTCTATGTTGGTGATAAAGAAAAGGCACTCACTTATGCCAATGACACCAGTAAGGTTATCGATTTAAAAGGGAAAACTATGATGCCAGGGTTTGTTGAACCCCATGTTCACCCTCTTATTGCATCAATCATGTTACCTAACGAGATTATTGCTCCCTATGACTGGGTACTGCCACATACTGTTAAGAAAGGGGTTCAAGATCATGATTCATATTTAAAAGCAGTAACTAAGTCAGTAAATGAGAATGCCAACAAAGACGAGGTTTATTTTATTTGGGGTTATCACCAACTCTGGCACGGTGAGCTTAATCGCGACATACTGAATAATATTTCAAAAGACAAACCCATTGCGATAATTCATCGCTCCTTCCACGAAATTTTTCTTAACGATGCAGCCATTAGCAAACTTGGTATCAAAAAAAGTGATTTTGCCAATAATCCCCAAGTATATTGGGAGAAAGGACATTTCTATGAAGGCGGATGGTTTGCACTTGTCCCTATGATGGCATCTGAACTATTAGCGCCAAAAAAATACCTTCAGGGGCTAGCAATGATGAGTGAGCTAGTTGAAAAAAATGGTATTACAACTATTGGAGAGCCTGGCTTTCCCAGTTCAAGTTTTGATACAGAATACACCCTTTTAAAGCAAGAAATGGATACCAAGCCTCCCTTTGATATCTTCTTAATTCCCAATGGTACTCAGCTTTATGGAATGAAAGGAAGCAATGAAAATGCGCTTACTTTTATGAATTCACTGCCCGAAAAATACAATACGAGCAACATTCAATTTTTACCTAAACAAGTGAAATTATTTGCGGATGGCGCCATTTACTCTCAATTAATGCAAATGAAAGATGGTTACATCGATGGTCATAAAGGTGAATGGATCACACCATTAGCTTTATTTCAGCAACAGCTCGATTTTTATTGGGATCGTGATTTTAAAATCCATACTCATGCTAATGGAGACCTAGGCATACAAGAGGTAATGGGGTTTGTGTCAAAAGCACAAAAGAGAACGCCAAGAAAAGACCATCGATTCACCTTGCATCACATGGGCTACTTTGACGACACTCAAGCTCAACAAGTAGCAGACTTACAAATAGATGCCTCTGTTAACCCTTATTATTTATGGGCATTAGCAGACAAATATGCTGAACATGGACTCGGCAAAGAACGTGGTGAAAATTTAGTGAGAATGAAATCATTAACCGATAGAGGTGTTCATTTATCTTTTCATTCAGATTTTTCTATGGCTCCTATGGAGCCCTTAACATTGGCTTGGACAGCGGTAAATCGCATTACCTCTCAAGGAAGTAAGTTCTCTCAAGCACAACGACTTGATATGTATACCGCCATGAAAGCTATTACCATTGGTGCCGCTCGGGTGCTAAGTCAAGAACATAAGATAGGTTCAATTAAGAAAGGTAAAACTGCAAACTTCACAATTCTTGCAGAAAACCCTTTTAAAGTAGAGCCCATAGCCCTCAAAGATATCGACATCATCACCACGGTATTTAGGGGAACCCTCTCTAAGCCTTTACACTAGTAATACTACAACTTGCAGTATTCAATAAAGACAAACGTGCTTCAGTGAGTGCGCTTGCCTTTAGTGTTACTTCATCATTTTAGTATGGACTAGTAATAAAATCGCTATTGAGTTTGGTCACTCCGCAGCTGAATAGCCTATTCAGCTGCACATCAATTATTATCACACTGCCTGTTTAAAAATAACGTCTTCAGGTTTATTAAATTGTTGTTGTAATGCAGTCCAAGCTTGTTTGGTTTGCTCAACGTTATTTTCTTTCACATGACCATAACCACGCATTTTTTGTGCAGTTTGTGCCATTTCAACAGCGGTATCATAGTTCTTATCATTAAGTTTACTAAGTAAACCTTCAATCATAGTCTCATATTCGCTGATTAATTGACGCTCCATTTTTCGCTCTTCGGTATAGCCAAATATATCGAAAGTACCACCACGTAAACCTTTAAATTTAGCCAGTAAGCCAAAAGCGCTCATCATGTAACTACCAAATTCTTTCTTCTTTAAATGACCGGTAATAGGGTCACGTTTAGAGAAAAGAGGTGGAGCTAAATTAAACTTAACGTTAATGTCTCCTTCAAATTGATTTTTAAGTTGCTCAGCAAATCCCCCATTCGTGTATAAGCGGGCGACTTCGTATTCATCTTTATAAGCCATTAATCGAGAGAAACCACGGGCAACGGCCTTAGATAACTCACCGCTATTCTTTTGTGCTTTGTCGGCTGCAATCACTTTATCTACTAAGCTAATATAGCGTTGTGAATAAGATGCGTCTTGATAGTCGGTTAGCAAATTAACACGATGCGCTTTTATTTCGTTGATATCTTCTAGCGGAATAAATTCACTTGCAATTTTACCTGCCTTGGTTAATAACTCGGTAATTTTTTCCGGATTATTCGCTAATAAACGTCCGATATTAAATGCATTGAGATTAAGTTGAATGGCAATACCATTTAAATGTACCGCTTTTTCAATAGCAGGGGCTGATACTGGAATTAAACCTTTCTGGAAAGCGTAACCAACCATCATCATGTTGGTCGCGATAGTGTCTCCTAATATATTGAAGGCAATATCTGTGGCATTAATTCCGTTATAGTTCTCTACACCTGAAATGTCTTTTAAGGTTTTCTCTGCTAACTGGCTATTAAAATCAATATCTGGCATGAATTGGAACTGAACCGTAGGATTCACGTTGCTATTGGCAAGTATTATCGTGCGGCTTTTATCAATACTTTGAATCGCATCTTGACCTGTAGTGGCCAGTAAATCACAACCAATGACTAGATTTGATTCACATTTACCGATACGTTGTGCATTGAGATCTTCTATGTTGTCAGCAATTTTTAAATGACTGTAAACAGCGCCACCTTTTTGCGCTAAACCAGTCATATCGTAAACGGATGCCGCACGGCCTTCCATATGTGCAGCCATTGATAAAATAGCGCCAATGGTAATAACACCAGTACCGCCAATACCTGTTACCATAACGTTATAGGCTTGTTCTAGCGGGTTAATGCTAGGTGTTGGTAAGTGAGTAAATAATTCATCACTGATGGTGATACCTTGAGGTTTTCTTGGTGCACCGCCATATACAGTGACAAATGATGGACAAAATCCTTCAGTACAAGTGAAATCCTTATTACAATTAGATTGGTCAATTTTACGCTTGCGTCCTAACTCTGTTTCGTTAGGTAATATACTGATACAACTAGATTTTACAGAACAGTCACCACAGCCTTCACAGACGGCACTATTAATAAATGAACGTTTAGCAATATCTTCCATTAAACCACGTTTTCGACGACGACGTTTTTCGGTTGCACACGTTTGTTCGTAGATAATAATCGATGTTCCTTCAATCTCTCGAAATTCAAGCTGTACTTCACTCAGTAAACTACGATGCTTAATCTCTACATTTTTAGGAATTTCACAATCAGCTTTATGTACTTCTGGCTTATCGGTAACGATGACAACTTTTTTTGCACCTTCAGCTAATGTCTGTTTTGCTATGCTAGCAACGGTGTTAGGGCCATCGTGAGGTTGGCCACCAGTCATTGCAACGGCATCGTTGTAAAGAATTTTATAGGTGATGTTAACATTAGAGGCTACTGCACCACGTATGGCTAATAATCCCGAATGATAGTAGGTACCATCACCTAGATTTTGAAATATATGTTTGGTTTTAGTAAATTGAGACAAACCATACCAACTAGCGCCTTCACCACCCATATGCGCGCTAGAAAGTGTGTTTGGATCAGTCCAAAGTACCATGGCATGACAGCCGATCCCTGACATGGCTTTACTACCTTCTGGCAGTTTAGTTGAACGACTATGCGGGCAGCCAGAACAAAAATAAGGCGAACGAGCTGTTGCAGGGTTCATACTTGGTGCTTGACCAAGTGAAATTTGTAAATTTTTACTAATGGCCTCAACTTTATCCGTGATCATGCCTAATTCAGTCATGCGATCGGCAATAGATAATGCTAATGAAATTGGCTCTAATTGCACATCACCGGGTAATAATTGGTTACCTGATAAATCTTGTTTTCCGACAACACTCGGTCTGTTTTCAAAGTTATAAAGAATCGATGTTGCCTGAGCTTCCATAACCGCTTTTTTTTCTTCGATAAAGAAAAGCTGTTGATGATTTTCAGCAAATTGAGTGAAACCCTGCGGTTCTAACGGGTAAATCATGCCCACTTTATAAATACTTAAGCCTAAATCTTCCGCCTGAATTTTTGATAAACCTAATAGTTCAATGGCACGTAATACGTCCATGTAAGATTTACCCGCAGTAACAAGTCCTAGCTTTTTAGTCGTCGCCGCGAAAGGGGTTTTATCGATTCTATTGGCATAAGCAAAGGCTTTGGCCATCGGTAATTTATAACGAGCAACGTCCATTTCATCTAACATAGGAGAATAAACGCGAGGTTTGTAATGCACACCTCTATCAGGTGTATCGACACCTTCTGGTGTGACAAAGTTATAACTGTCAATATCAATATCAATGGTAGCTGTTTGTTCTACCGTTTCATTGACTGATTTAAAGCCACACCATAAGCCGGTATAACGAGATAAGGCCCAGCCAAATAAACCAAATTCAAAAAACTCGGCAACATTTGAAGGATAAATAACAGGAATAGAACCTGCCATCATTGCTAATTCTGATTGGTTAGCAACAGTAGATGACTTGCCTGGTGAATCATCTCCAGCAACCAGTAATACACCGCCATTTTTATGCGTACCAGAAAAATTACCGTGTTTAAAAACATCACCACAACGGTCAGTACCAGGACCTTTGCCGTACCAAAGAGAGAAAACGCCATCTACAGTAGTATCGTTTTCGAAGTTATCGAGTTGCTGAGTCCCCCAAATTGCTGTGGCAGCTAGATCTTCATTGAGGCCCGGTTGGAAAACAATATTATATTTATCCAATAATTTTTTGCTTGAATATAGCTGAGCATCAAAATTTCCTAGAGGTGAACCTCTATAACCTGAGATAAAGCCCGCGGTATTTAAGCCACTTTTTTTATCGAGCTCTTTCTGTAGTGTGGGTAATTTGATTAATGCTTGTGTCCCCGAAATCAGAATACGACCTT
The DNA window shown above is from Colwellia psychrerythraea 34H and carries:
- a CDS encoding amidohydrolase — encoded protein: MSIKHYIYGVSLSLCLFAANTYAETNNKPVTNNIYYGGDIITMEGKQLNYAEAVVTHQDKIVYVGDKEKALTYANDTSKVIDLKGKTMMPGFVEPHVHPLIASIMLPNEIIAPYDWVLPHTVKKGVQDHDSYLKAVTKSVNENANKDEVYFIWGYHQLWHGELNRDILNNISKDKPIAIIHRSFHEIFLNDAAISKLGIKKSDFANNPQVYWEKGHFYEGGWFALVPMMASELLAPKKYLQGLAMMSELVEKNGITTIGEPGFPSSSFDTEYTLLKQEMDTKPPFDIFLIPNGTQLYGMKGSNENALTFMNSLPEKYNTSNIQFLPKQVKLFADGAIYSQLMQMKDGYIDGHKGEWITPLALFQQQLDFYWDRDFKIHTHANGDLGIQEVMGFVSKAQKRTPRKDHRFTLHHMGYFDDTQAQQVADLQIDASVNPYYLWALADKYAEHGLGKERGENLVRMKSLTDRGVHLSFHSDFSMAPMEPLTLAWTAVNRITSQGSKFSQAQRLDMYTAMKAITIGAARVLSQEHKIGSIKKGKTANFTILAENPFKVEPIALKDIDIITTVFRGTLSKPLH
- a CDS encoding indolepyruvate ferredoxin oxidoreductase family protein — translated: MKDVKLTDKFIINKGRILISGTQALIKLPTLQKELDKKSGLNTAGFISGYRGSPLGNFDAQLYSSKKLLDKYNIVFQPGLNEDLAATAIWGTQQLDNFENDTTVDGVFSLWYGKGPGTDRCGDVFKHGNFSGTHKNGGVLLVAGDDSPGKSSTVANQSELAMMAGSIPVIYPSNVAEFFEFGLFGWALSRYTGLWCGFKSVNETVEQTATIDIDIDSYNFVTPEGVDTPDRGVHYKPRVYSPMLDEMDVARYKLPMAKAFAYANRIDKTPFAATTKKLGLVTAGKSYMDVLRAIELLGLSKIQAEDLGLSIYKVGMIYPLEPQGFTQFAENHQQLFFIEEKKAVMEAQATSILYNFENRPSVVGKQDLSGNQLLPGDVQLEPISLALSIADRMTELGMITDKVEAISKNLQISLGQAPSMNPATARSPYFCSGCPHSRSTKLPEGSKAMSGIGCHAMVLWTDPNTLSSAHMGGEGASWYGLSQFTKTKHIFQNLGDGTYYHSGLLAIRGAVASNVNITYKILYNDAVAMTGGQPHDGPNTVASIAKQTLAEGAKKVVIVTDKPEVHKADCEIPKNVEIKHRSLLSEVQLEFREIEGTSIIIYEQTCATEKRRRRKRGLMEDIAKRSFINSAVCEGCGDCSVKSSCISILPNETELGRKRKIDQSNCNKDFTCTEGFCPSFVTVYGGAPRKPQGITISDELFTHLPTPSINPLEQAYNVMVTGIGGTGVITIGAILSMAAHMEGRAASVYDMTGLAQKGGAVYSHLKIADNIEDLNAQRIGKCESNLVIGCDLLATTGQDAIQSIDKSRTIILANSNVNPTVQFQFMPDIDFNSQLAEKTLKDISGVENYNGINATDIAFNILGDTIATNMMMVGYAFQKGLIPVSAPAIEKAVHLNGIAIQLNLNAFNIGRLLANNPEKITELLTKAGKIASEFIPLEDINEIKAHRVNLLTDYQDASYSQRYISLVDKVIAADKAQKNSGELSKAVARGFSRLMAYKDEYEVARLYTNGGFAEQLKNQFEGDINVKFNLAPPLFSKRDPITGHLKKKEFGSYMMSAFGLLAKFKGLRGGTFDIFGYTEERKMERQLISEYETMIEGLLSKLNDKNYDTAVEMAQTAQKMRGYGHVKENNVEQTKQAWTALQQQFNKPEDVIFKQAV